In Streptomyces violaceusniger Tu 4113, one DNA window encodes the following:
- a CDS encoding aldehyde dehydrogenase family protein, protein MSYFSELALQFIDGEWRGGSGSWDIVDFNPYNGEKLASITVATVEEVDLAYRAAERAQPEWGGTNPYARRAVFERALRIIEDREKEFTEAIIAECGGTHVKAGFELHLAKEFLREAVHLALRPEGRILPSPVDGKENRLYRLPVGVVGVISPFNFPFLLSLKSVAPALALGNAVVLKPHQNTPVCGGGLVAKIFEEAGLPAGLLNVVVTDIAEIGDALIEHPVPKVISFTGSDKVGRHVATVAASHFKRTVLELGGNSALVVLDDADLDYAVDAAVFSRFVHQGQVCMAANRVLVDRAVEREFTEKFVAKVETLKVGDPGDPTTHIGPLINEGQAEAIASLVEQTIAEGATALVRGRTEGTLMGPTVLSGVPEGAAILGQEIFGPVVTLIPFDGDEEAVRIANDTDYGLSGAVHTGDIERGVRFARQVHTGMIHVNDSTVHDEPIVPFGGEKHSGLGRLNGESMIEDFTTTKWISIQHGRSQFPF, encoded by the coding sequence ATGTCCTACTTCTCCGAGTTGGCCCTTCAGTTCATCGACGGCGAGTGGCGCGGCGGAAGCGGTTCCTGGGACATCGTCGACTTCAACCCCTACAACGGGGAGAAGCTGGCCTCCATCACCGTGGCGACCGTCGAGGAGGTGGACCTGGCCTACCGGGCGGCCGAGCGGGCACAGCCGGAGTGGGGCGGCACCAACCCCTATGCCCGGCGGGCGGTCTTCGAGCGGGCGCTGCGGATCATCGAGGACCGCGAGAAGGAGTTCACCGAGGCGATCATCGCGGAGTGCGGCGGCACCCATGTGAAGGCGGGCTTCGAGCTGCATCTCGCCAAGGAGTTCCTGCGGGAGGCGGTCCATTTGGCGCTGCGGCCCGAGGGCCGCATCCTGCCGTCGCCGGTCGACGGCAAGGAGAACCGCCTCTACCGGCTGCCGGTGGGCGTGGTCGGCGTCATCAGCCCCTTCAACTTCCCCTTCCTGCTGTCGCTGAAGTCGGTCGCCCCCGCGCTGGCGCTCGGCAACGCCGTCGTCCTCAAGCCGCACCAGAACACCCCGGTCTGCGGCGGTGGCCTGGTCGCCAAGATCTTCGAGGAGGCCGGGCTGCCCGCCGGGCTGCTCAATGTCGTGGTCACCGACATAGCGGAGATAGGCGACGCCCTGATCGAGCACCCCGTACCGAAGGTGATCTCCTTCACCGGCTCCGACAAGGTCGGCCGGCATGTCGCCACCGTGGCCGCCTCCCACTTCAAGCGCACGGTCCTGGAGCTGGGCGGCAACAGCGCGCTGGTCGTGCTGGACGACGCCGACCTGGACTACGCGGTCGACGCGGCCGTCTTCAGCCGCTTCGTCCACCAGGGGCAGGTCTGCATGGCGGCCAACCGGGTGCTGGTGGACCGGGCGGTGGAGCGGGAGTTCACCGAGAAGTTCGTGGCCAAGGTGGAGACGCTGAAGGTGGGCGACCCGGGCGACCCCACCACCCACATCGGCCCGCTGATCAACGAGGGCCAGGCCGAGGCGATCGCCTCGCTCGTCGAGCAGACGATCGCCGAGGGCGCCACCGCGCTGGTGCGGGGGCGCACCGAGGGCACCCTGATGGGGCCGACCGTGCTCAGCGGGGTCCCGGAGGGCGCGGCGATCCTCGGGCAGGAGATCTTCGGCCCGGTGGTGACCCTGATTCCGTTCGACGGCGACGAGGAGGCCGTCCGGATCGCCAACGACACGGACTACGGGCTCAGCGGGGCCGTGCACACCGGGGACATCGAGCGCGGGGTGCGGTTCGCCCGGCAGGTCCACACCGGCATGATCCATGTGAATGACAGCACGGTCCACGACGAGCCGATCGTGCCGTTCGGCGGGGAGAAGCACTCCGGTCTCGGACGGCTCAACGGCGAATCGATGATCGAGGACTTCACCACCACCAAGTGGATCTCCATCCAGCACGGCCGGAGCCAGTTCCCGTTCTGA
- a CDS encoding ATP-binding protein produces MGSEGSALLEPLWQGLTAIDPSAVSGSVSCALPARFEAVKGARQFTGSTLRQWNIPELLDEVALVVSELVTNALRHALPGTAATAGEPERPVRLHLMRGPSRLVCAVRDPSEVGPVTGEAGCGEESGRGLHLVESFTDGWGWQPLPGTPRGKIVWAVFHLPPA; encoded by the coding sequence ATGGGGAGCGAAGGTTCGGCCCTGCTGGAACCCTTGTGGCAAGGGCTTACCGCGATCGATCCCTCCGCCGTCTCCGGATCCGTCTCCTGCGCGCTTCCCGCCCGCTTCGAGGCGGTCAAGGGGGCCCGGCAGTTCACCGGCTCCACCTTGCGGCAGTGGAACATCCCCGAACTTCTCGACGAAGTCGCGCTCGTCGTCTCCGAGCTGGTCACCAACGCGCTGCGGCACGCCCTGCCCGGCACCGCGGCGACGGCCGGTGAGCCGGAGCGGCCGGTGCGGCTCCATCTGATGCGCGGCCCCTCACGGCTGGTGTGCGCCGTACGCGACCCCAGCGAGGTGGGCCCAGTGACCGGCGAGGCGGGCTGCGGCGAGGAATCCGGGCGCGGGCTCCATCTCGTGGAGTCCTTCACGGACGGCTGGGGCTGGCAGCCGCTGCCGGGCACCCCGCGCGGCAAGATCGTCTGGGCCGTCTTCCATCTCCCCCCGGCGTGA
- a CDS encoding helix-turn-helix domain-containing protein, whose amino-acid sequence MAAGESSGSVVRRILLGSQLRRLREARGITREAAGYSIRASESKISRMELGRVSFKARDIEDLLTLYGVTDDAERAALLGLVREANVAGWWHSYGDVLPGWFQTYVGLEGAASHIACYEVQFVHGLLQTEGYAHAVVTRGQPQACTEEVERRVALRLERQKLLVSERAPAFHAVLDEAALHRPYGGRGVMSAQLRHLITVSEHRHVTLQVMPFAFGGHAGESGAFTRLRFPESDLPDIVYLEQLTSALYLDKRDEVSQYERVLERLSADSLSPEKSRDLLRGLLHDA is encoded by the coding sequence ATGGCCGCAGGCGAGTCGAGTGGATCGGTCGTGCGCCGTATCCTCCTGGGCTCTCAGCTCAGACGGTTGCGCGAGGCTCGCGGCATCACCCGCGAGGCGGCCGGCTATTCGATCCGGGCCTCCGAATCCAAGATCAGCCGCATGGAGTTGGGCCGGGTGAGCTTCAAGGCGCGGGACATCGAGGATCTGCTCACGCTGTACGGAGTCACCGACGACGCGGAGCGCGCGGCACTGCTCGGGCTCGTCCGCGAGGCCAATGTCGCCGGGTGGTGGCACAGTTACGGCGATGTGCTGCCCGGCTGGTTCCAGACCTACGTCGGCCTGGAGGGCGCCGCCTCCCATATCGCCTGCTACGAGGTCCAGTTCGTGCACGGTCTGCTGCAGACCGAGGGCTACGCCCATGCCGTGGTCACCCGAGGCCAGCCCCAGGCCTGCACCGAGGAGGTCGAGCGCCGGGTGGCGCTGCGCCTCGAGCGGCAGAAGCTGCTGGTCTCCGAGCGCGCCCCGGCGTTCCATGCGGTGCTGGACGAGGCCGCGCTGCACCGCCCCTACGGCGGGCGCGGCGTGATGTCCGCCCAGCTCCGCCATCTGATCACGGTCTCCGAGCATCGACACGTGACGCTCCAGGTGATGCCGTTCGCCTTCGGCGGGCACGCGGGGGAGAGCGGGGCGTTCACCCGGCTGCGCTTCCCGGAGTCCGACCTCCCCGACATCGTCTATCTGGAACAGCTCACCAGCGCGCTCTATCTGGACAAGCGCGACGAGGTCTCCCAGTACGAGCGGGTGTTGGAGCGGCTCAGCGCGGACAGCCTCTCTCCGGAGAAGAGCCGGGATTTGCTCCGAGGGCTCCTTCACGACGCCTGA
- a CDS encoding DUF397 domain-containing protein, translating to MAAADLHGVVWQKSRHSNSQGSCVEFAKLPGGNVAVRNSRFPDGPALIYTPAEVEAMLLGAKDGEFDHLAHDSAGLG from the coding sequence ATGGCGGCCGCGGACCTCCACGGGGTCGTCTGGCAGAAGAGCAGACACAGCAACTCCCAGGGTTCCTGTGTCGAGTTCGCCAAACTGCCCGGTGGGAACGTGGCCGTCCGCAACTCCCGGTTCCCCGACGGACCGGCGCTGATCTACACCCCGGCCGAGGTCGAGGCGATGCTGCTCGGCGCCAAGGACGGCGAGTTCGACCATCTTGCGCATGATTCGGCCGGTCTGGGCTGA
- a CDS encoding glutamate decarboxylase has translation MALHKGTRGRRDREERPEISINPLYGEANPVSGMTGKPPRRRLPDEPMAATTAYQFVHDELMLDGNARQNLATFVTTWMEPQAGKLMSDCRDKNMIDKDEYPRTAELERRCVVMLAHLWHAPDPDTVVGCSTTGSSEACMLAGMAFKRRWAQRNPVSYPATARPNLIMGTNVQVCWEKFCNFWEVEARQVPMEGNRFHLDPQAAAELCDENTIGVVTILGSTFDGSYEPVAEVCRALDDLQERTGLDIPVHVDGASGAMIAPFLDQDLVWDFQLPRVASINTSGHKYGLVYPGVGWALWRTSDALPEDLVFRVDYLGGDMPTFSLNFSRPGAQVAAQYYTFVRLGREGFRAVQQNTRDVARSLAERIEAFGDFTMLSRGDELPVFAFTTAEGVGTFDVYDVSRRLRERGWLVPAYTFPPNREDLSVLRVVCRNGFSEDLADLFLNDLESLLPELRSQPAPLGKVVKAFHH, from the coding sequence ATGGCTCTTCATAAAGGCACTCGCGGCCGACGCGACAGGGAAGAACGCCCCGAAATCTCCATCAATCCGCTCTACGGCGAGGCCAATCCGGTCAGCGGCATGACCGGCAAACCCCCGCGCCGCCGCCTCCCGGACGAACCGATGGCGGCCACGACCGCCTATCAGTTCGTCCATGACGAACTGATGCTGGACGGCAACGCCCGCCAGAATCTCGCCACCTTCGTCACCACGTGGATGGAGCCGCAGGCGGGCAAGCTGATGTCCGACTGCCGCGACAAGAACATGATCGACAAGGATGAGTACCCGCGCACCGCCGAACTGGAGCGGCGGTGCGTGGTGATGCTCGCCCATCTGTGGCACGCACCCGATCCGGACACGGTCGTGGGCTGCTCCACCACGGGGTCGAGCGAGGCGTGCATGCTGGCCGGAATGGCCTTCAAGCGGCGCTGGGCCCAGCGGAACCCGGTGAGCTATCCGGCGACCGCCCGCCCCAACCTGATCATGGGTACCAATGTCCAGGTGTGCTGGGAGAAGTTCTGCAACTTCTGGGAGGTGGAGGCGCGGCAGGTGCCCATGGAGGGCAACCGGTTCCACCTCGACCCCCAGGCCGCCGCCGAGCTGTGCGACGAGAACACCATCGGGGTCGTGACGATCCTGGGGTCCACCTTCGACGGCTCCTACGAACCCGTCGCCGAGGTGTGCCGGGCACTGGACGACCTCCAGGAGCGCACGGGACTGGACATCCCGGTGCATGTGGACGGCGCCTCGGGCGCGATGATCGCGCCGTTTCTCGACCAGGACCTGGTGTGGGACTTCCAGTTGCCGCGGGTCGCCTCCATCAACACCTCGGGGCACAAGTACGGCCTGGTCTACCCCGGGGTGGGGTGGGCGCTGTGGCGAACGTCGGACGCGCTGCCCGAGGACCTGGTCTTCCGCGTCGACTACCTGGGCGGCGACATGCCGACGTTCTCGCTCAACTTCTCCCGCCCCGGCGCCCAGGTGGCCGCCCAGTACTACACCTTTGTCCGCCTGGGCCGGGAGGGCTTCCGCGCCGTGCAGCAGAACACCCGCGATGTGGCGCGCTCGCTCGCCGAGCGGATCGAGGCGTTCGGGGACTTCACCATGCTCAGCCGCGGCGATGAGCTGCCGGTGTTCGCGTTCACCACGGCGGAGGGGGTCGGCACCTTCGATGTCTACGACGTCTCGCGGCGGCTGCGCGAACGCGGCTGGCTGGTGCCCGCGTACACCTTCCCGCCCAACCGGGAGGACCTGTCCGTGCTGCGGGTGGTGTGCCGCAACGGCTTCTCGGAGGACCTCGCCGATCTCTTCCTGAACGACCTGGAGTCGCTGCTGCCGGAGCTGCGGTCGCAGCCCGCGCCCTTGGGGAAGGTCGTCAAGGCGTTCCACCACTGA
- a CDS encoding daunorubicin resistance protein DrrA family ABC transporter ATP-binding protein: MADSDPAIVVEGLRKTYRDKQALAGLDLTVPQGTVHAVLGPNGAGKTTCVRILATLLRHDGGRAEVAGYDVLRDPDQVRYRIGLVGQHAAVDEELSGRQNLEMFGRLYHLGGRQAAARADELLERFGLAGTGTKAVSQYSGGMRRRLDLAASLVMRPRILFLDEPTTGLDPRGRTEVWNAVRSLVDGGTTVLLTTQYLEEADQLADRVCVIDGGRAIADGTADELKARLGGDRIEVVLRDAGQLSAAASVVGRAARAGEVETDPDRRRLGARVTDRVAALTETVRALAAAGIEAEDIVLRRPTLDEVFLHLTGEPATAERSKADTAEEETPV; this comes from the coding sequence TTGGCCGACAGCGATCCCGCGATCGTCGTCGAGGGACTACGGAAGACCTACCGGGACAAACAAGCCCTCGCCGGGCTCGATCTGACCGTCCCGCAGGGCACCGTGCACGCCGTGCTCGGCCCCAACGGCGCGGGCAAGACCACCTGCGTACGGATCCTGGCCACCCTGCTGCGGCACGACGGCGGCCGGGCCGAGGTCGCCGGGTACGACGTGCTGCGCGACCCCGACCAGGTCCGCTACCGCATCGGCCTGGTCGGGCAGCACGCGGCGGTGGACGAGGAGCTGAGCGGACGGCAGAACCTGGAGATGTTCGGCCGCCTCTACCACCTGGGCGGTCGGCAGGCGGCAGCCCGCGCGGACGAGCTGCTGGAGCGGTTCGGCCTGGCCGGCACCGGCACCAAGGCCGTCAGCCAGTACAGCGGCGGGATGCGGCGCAGGCTGGATCTCGCGGCGAGCCTCGTCATGCGGCCGCGGATCCTCTTCCTGGACGAGCCGACCACCGGGCTCGACCCCCGGGGCCGTACGGAGGTGTGGAACGCGGTCCGTTCGCTGGTGGACGGCGGTACGACCGTGCTGCTCACCACCCAGTACCTGGAGGAGGCGGACCAACTCGCCGACCGCGTCTGCGTGATCGACGGCGGGCGGGCCATCGCCGACGGGACCGCCGACGAGCTGAAGGCCAGACTCGGCGGGGACCGTATCGAGGTGGTGCTGCGCGACGCGGGCCAACTGTCCGCCGCCGCCTCGGTCGTGGGCAGGGCGGCCCGCGCCGGTGAGGTCGAGACCGACCCCGACCGCCGGCGGCTCGGCGCACGGGTCACCGATCGGGTCGCCGCGCTCACCGAGACCGTACGGGCGCTGGCGGCGGCCGGGATCGAGGCGGAGGACATCGTGCTGCGCCGCCCCACCCTCGACGAGGTCTTTCTGCATCTCACCGGGGAACCGGCCACGGCGGAGAGGTCCAAGGCGGACACAGCCGAGGAGGAGACCCCCGTATGA
- the leuE gene encoding leucine efflux protein LeuE: protein MLGITDLSTYLAGLALIILLPGPNSLYVVSVAARRGPRTGYRAAAGVLCGDAVLMALSAGGVASLLNASPVLFAVVKFAGAGYLTWLALGMLRGARALWRRRPGSADGAAESADASMESADTAKGSVDTAKGSVDTAKGSVDTAKGSVDAANGSAEGERPYRRALVISLLNPKAILFFISFFVQFVDPDYAHPALSFLALGAWAQLFSITYLSVLIFSGTYLAATFRRRRRLRAGLSAAAGAAFLGFAAKLSLSSAG, encoded by the coding sequence GTGCTGGGGATAACCGATCTTTCGACCTATCTGGCCGGTCTGGCGCTGATCATCCTGCTGCCGGGCCCCAATTCGCTGTATGTGGTGTCGGTCGCGGCCCGCCGCGGCCCCCGTACCGGCTATCGGGCGGCGGCCGGGGTGCTGTGCGGGGACGCCGTGCTGATGGCGCTGTCGGCGGGCGGGGTGGCCTCGCTGCTGAACGCCAGCCCGGTGCTCTTCGCGGTGGTCAAGTTCGCGGGCGCGGGCTATCTGACCTGGCTGGCGCTGGGCATGCTGCGCGGGGCGCGGGCGCTGTGGCGCCGCCGGCCGGGGAGCGCGGACGGGGCCGCGGAGTCGGCGGATGCCTCTATGGAGTCGGCGGACACGGCCAAGGGGTCCGTGGACACGGCCAAGGGGTCCGTGGACACGGCCAAGGGGTCCGTGGACACGGCCAAGGGGTCCGTGGATGCGGCCAACGGGTCCGCGGAGGGCGAGCGCCCGTACCGCAGGGCGCTGGTCATCAGCCTGCTGAACCCGAAGGCGATCCTCTTCTTCATCTCCTTCTTCGTGCAGTTCGTGGATCCGGACTACGCCCATCCCGCGCTGTCCTTCCTGGCGCTGGGCGCCTGGGCGCAGTTGTTCAGCATCACCTATCTGTCGGTGCTGATCTTCAGCGGTACGTATCTGGCGGCCACCTTCCGGCGGCGCCGGCGGCTGAGGGCGGGGCTCTCGGCGGCCGCGGGCGCGGCCTTCCTCGGCTTCGCGGCGAAGCTGTCGCTCAGCAGCGCGGGGTAG
- a CDS encoding DinB family protein encodes MPVIVNPEACNDERGALLAYLDAQRGGIRRSVHGLTEEQARSTPSASALSLAGLLKHLATGERGWLRVLQGKAPGNAKDQMAEWEHTFEPTEDETVEAMLALYDEVARETDEAVRALPSLDATFEALRLPWDEGGTRTWRWAILHLIEEIARHAGHADIIRETIDGKGAFDLVFETGAMPEPDWSILEG; translated from the coding sequence ATGCCCGTGATCGTGAACCCCGAGGCATGTAACGACGAGCGCGGTGCGCTGCTCGCGTACCTGGACGCGCAGCGCGGCGGCATCCGGCGCTCGGTGCACGGCCTGACCGAGGAACAGGCCCGCAGCACCCCCAGCGCGAGCGCGCTCTCGCTGGCCGGGCTGCTCAAGCACCTGGCCACCGGCGAGCGCGGCTGGCTGCGCGTCCTCCAGGGCAAGGCGCCGGGGAACGCCAAGGACCAGATGGCCGAGTGGGAGCACACCTTCGAGCCCACCGAGGACGAGACGGTGGAGGCGATGCTCGCGCTGTACGACGAGGTGGCGCGCGAGACCGACGAGGCGGTGCGGGCCCTGCCGTCGCTGGACGCGACCTTCGAGGCTCTCCGGCTCCCCTGGGACGAGGGGGGCACCCGCACCTGGCGCTGGGCCATCCTCCATCTGATCGAGGAAATCGCCCGGCACGCCGGTCACGCCGACATCATCCGCGAGACGATCGACGGCAAGGGCGCCTTCGACCTGGTCTTCGAGACGGGCGCGATGCCGGAGCCGGACTGGTCGATCCTGGAGGGGTGA
- a CDS encoding PadR family transcriptional regulator: protein MSAIRLLVLGAVRQHGRAHGYQVRNDLEFWGAHEWSNAKPGSIYHALKQMAKQGLMRAHDVAPSTVGGPPRTEYELTEVGEEEYFRLLRDALLRHDQKIDELTAGVGFIVDLPRAEAIALLKQRVAALEEWRAEVTRHWTPQDGTLEEWGHIGEIMKFWVHSADSGAEWTRGLIERLEGGAYVMAGEGERSVEVLPDGVPNPFAVPDAD from the coding sequence ATGTCAGCGATCCGGTTGCTGGTGCTGGGGGCCGTGCGCCAGCACGGGCGGGCGCACGGCTATCAGGTCCGTAACGACCTGGAGTTCTGGGGTGCGCATGAGTGGTCCAACGCCAAACCCGGCTCGATCTACCACGCCCTCAAACAGATGGCGAAGCAAGGCCTGATGCGCGCGCACGATGTCGCGCCGAGCACGGTCGGCGGGCCGCCGCGGACCGAGTACGAGCTGACCGAGGTGGGCGAGGAGGAGTACTTCCGGCTGCTGCGGGATGCGTTGCTGCGCCATGACCAGAAGATCGACGAGCTGACGGCCGGGGTGGGTTTCATCGTCGACCTGCCCCGCGCCGAGGCGATCGCCCTGCTGAAGCAGCGGGTGGCGGCGCTGGAGGAGTGGCGGGCCGAGGTGACCCGGCATTGGACGCCACAGGACGGCACCCTCGAGGAGTGGGGCCATATCGGCGAGATCATGAAGTTCTGGGTGCACTCCGCGGACAGCGGAGCCGAGTGGACCCGTGGGCTGATCGAGCGGCTCGAGGGCGGGGCGTATGTGATGGCGGGCGAGGGGGAGCGCTCGGTGGAGGTGCTGCCGGACGGGGTTCCCAACCCGTTCGCCGTGCCCGACGCGGACTGA
- a CDS encoding ABC transporter permease, with amino-acid sequence MTTATLTDSWTMTRRGLAHWARQPVQVVVQLVFPVMMLLMFAYFLGGGMTVPGGGDYKDFLVPGTLALTMVFGLEGTMLAITQDLNKGVIDRFRSMPMARSAVLAGRSVLDMLQSALGLFVLLGVGLAMGWRWHGGVGDGLLAVGLLLWLRFAMLWLGIFLGMAAGRPEMVQAVQILVWPLGFLSNVFASPETMPGWLGALAVWNPMSATATAIRDLFGGPGGGGEGWAADHAHLLAVCWPLALIAVFAPLAVRRYGRLSR; translated from the coding sequence ATGACGACCGCGACCCTCACCGACTCCTGGACCATGACCCGCCGCGGGCTCGCCCACTGGGCCCGGCAGCCCGTCCAGGTGGTCGTTCAGCTCGTCTTCCCGGTGATGATGCTGCTGATGTTCGCCTACTTCCTCGGCGGCGGGATGACCGTCCCGGGCGGCGGTGACTACAAGGACTTCCTGGTGCCGGGCACGCTCGCGCTCACCATGGTGTTCGGCCTCGAAGGGACGATGCTCGCCATCACCCAGGACCTCAACAAGGGCGTCATCGACCGCTTCCGCTCGATGCCGATGGCCCGCTCGGCGGTCCTGGCCGGGCGCAGCGTGCTGGACATGCTCCAGTCGGCGCTCGGTCTGTTCGTCCTGCTCGGGGTCGGTCTGGCGATGGGCTGGCGCTGGCACGGCGGCGTCGGCGACGGGCTCCTCGCCGTCGGGCTGCTGCTGTGGCTGCGCTTCGCGATGCTGTGGCTCGGCATCTTCCTGGGCATGGCCGCCGGACGCCCGGAGATGGTGCAGGCCGTGCAGATCCTGGTCTGGCCGCTGGGCTTCCTCTCCAACGTCTTCGCCTCGCCCGAGACCATGCCCGGCTGGCTCGGCGCCCTCGCGGTCTGGAACCCGATGTCGGCGACGGCCACCGCGATCCGCGATCTGTTCGGCGGTCCCGGTGGCGGCGGCGAGGGCTGGGCGGCGGACCACGCCCATCTCCTCGCCGTCTGCTGGCCGCTGGCGCTCATCGCGGTCTTCGCGCCGCTGGCCGTGCGGCGTTACGGGCGGCTCAGCCGCTGA
- a CDS encoding site-2 protease family protein, translating to MNGSVRVGRVLGVPLRMHWSVPVLIVLLAYGLGHKTLPAWTPGRTGTVYALASVVGAVLLMGSLLLHEAAHAVAARRKGVSVEDVTLWALGGMTKMGRPRTAGVAFWVAVIGPLTSLVIGGVTLGAGIGVHTLTGWGVPTAVLIWLGWANLLLGVFNLLPAAPLDGGRVVQAAIWWRTGDRERADRAAGRSGQILGMALIAIGWISFLRGNTGGLWLSLIGLFMVIIANAERQRAGINTALRGVRVADAMSAPVAAGADWLTVGRFIDDVAAHSRHSVMPLLDFEGQPSGAVRLRALAAVPTEARETQRVRDVATPLSRCTVAEPGELLSEVLERARPGGGGMPVLVVDHGQLEGIITMHDVNRLFQLHGLGITTAPPESTRP from the coding sequence ATGAACGGCTCGGTCCGGGTCGGACGCGTACTCGGGGTTCCACTGCGGATGCACTGGAGCGTCCCGGTGCTGATCGTCCTGCTCGCTTACGGACTGGGCCACAAGACGCTGCCCGCGTGGACCCCCGGCCGCACCGGCACCGTCTACGCCCTCGCCAGCGTCGTCGGCGCCGTGCTGCTGATGGGCAGCCTGCTGCTCCACGAGGCCGCGCACGCGGTCGCCGCCCGCCGTAAGGGCGTCTCGGTGGAGGACGTGACGCTCTGGGCGCTTGGCGGCATGACCAAGATGGGACGGCCCCGCACCGCCGGGGTCGCGTTCTGGGTGGCCGTCATCGGGCCGCTCACCAGCCTGGTCATCGGCGGTGTCACCCTCGGCGCGGGGATCGGGGTGCATACGCTCACCGGATGGGGGGTGCCGACCGCCGTCCTGATCTGGCTGGGCTGGGCCAATCTGCTGCTGGGCGTCTTCAATCTGCTGCCGGCCGCGCCGCTGGACGGCGGCCGGGTGGTGCAGGCGGCGATCTGGTGGCGTACCGGGGACCGGGAGCGCGCCGACCGGGCGGCGGGGCGCAGCGGCCAGATCCTCGGCATGGCGCTCATCGCCATCGGCTGGATCTCCTTCCTGCGCGGGAACACCGGCGGGCTGTGGCTCTCGCTCATCGGCCTCTTCATGGTGATCATCGCCAACGCGGAGCGGCAGCGGGCCGGGATCAATACGGCGCTGCGCGGGGTGCGGGTGGCGGACGCGATGTCGGCGCCGGTCGCCGCCGGGGCCGACTGGCTGACCGTGGGACGGTTCATCGACGACGTGGCGGCCCACTCCCGGCATTCGGTGATGCCGCTGCTGGACTTCGAGGGACAGCCCAGCGGGGCCGTCCGGCTGCGCGCGCTCGCGGCGGTGCCGACCGAGGCCCGGGAGACCCAGCGGGTGCGCGATGTGGCGACGCCGCTGTCGCGGTGCACCGTGGCCGAGCCCGGTGAGCTGCTGAGCGAGGTGCTGGAGCGGGCGCGGCCGGGTGGCGGCGGTATGCCGGTGCTGGTGGTGGACCACGGCCAGCTCGAGGGGATCATCACGATGCACGATGTGAACCGGCTCTTCCAGCTCCACGGCCTGGGCATCACCACGGCCCCGCCGGAGTCCACCCGCCCGTGA